In Mucinivorans hirudinis, the DNA window AATACCAGTTTATTAAGTAGTAGACAAAGCGATTTTTTCACTTAAAAAAGACTCCAAAGGGGTGTCTAATCCCATTTTTTTAGCTATTTTACCCTTGCGATTGTAGATTGACCTATCGTGCTCGTAACCTAAAATTACAGATATTACCGAGGATGGAAATTGATTACACAACATCGCTATCATAGATAAATCATCATCCTTAAGCATAGGAAATTCGCTATGTAAAGATTCCAACAGTCCGTTAAATTTATGATTTGTATAGAACTGTAAATCTTTAAATGCACCTCTCTCCCACTTATTTGCAGCAAGAATTTTAGAGTACTCTCGTATAACTTTCTCTGAATCGCCTTTATAGAGATAGTTTGCTTCTATCAACTTACCGATAAGCTTAAAGTTATCGTCAATAATTTGAGTGTATCTATCCGAAGGATAATTAGAAAATTTCTTTTTATCACTCTCGTACTCAGCTCGGAGTTTGCCGATAAACTCTATCTGTTGCGATATTTTACGTCTGTAACGTCTGAAGATATTAAAAGAAATTATGAGTACAACAATAAGCACCAAACATATTATTGTAATAATAAATATATTATCCCTATTTTTCAATCTTAGTAGTGTATTTTCACTTTCGCTATTTCGTTTGTCAAACTCTTTTTCTATTTTGAATAAATCTGCCTGTCGTGATACTTTCATCAAGGAGTCAGCAATTTGTGAAGCCTTGATGTGTGTGTTAAAAGAGGACTCATAATCCTTTTTTGCTTTTTCAATTTCCAATCGCGTTGAAAAAAATGCGACTAATCCTTCAGGAGAAGCATTAGGTACTATCTTCGAAAAATAGCACAAAGCAGAATCTAATAGACCAAGATTAGCATAAGAACGAACTATATTATGATA includes these proteins:
- a CDS encoding TPR-repeat-containing protein, whose amino-acid sequence is MRNIVFFYLFLLLGCTNPQITAELEKVDELMSNHPDSAYALIRSINPDDIHGRADKAFYALLYTQAQYKSYESFDSDSLISIAVEHYSNNANDEKYSRSLMYKGAVMADLGYDHQAMDYYKKAEKNTDTSDYITLGLLNFRIGELYQNSYVENNEYVYKYKQSLFYFKKANHLDYQLYCLSRLGKLYRLIDIDSALKYQYAAIDMAERVYDSQSSSHNRSLLSGSYYLKKDYRKSKDLALYVLRENSDVIVNEICYHNIVRSYANLGLLDSALCYFSKIVPNASPEGLVAFFSTRLEIEKAKKDYESSFNTHIKASQIADSLMKVSRQADLFKIEKEFDKRNSESENTLLRLKNRDNIFIITIICLVLIVVLIISFNIFRRYRRKISQQIEFIGKLRAEYESDKKKFSNYPSDRYTQIIDDNFKLIGKLIEANYLYKGDSEKVIREYSKILAANKWERGAFKDLQFYTNHKFNGLLESLHSEFPMLKDDDLSMIAMLCNQFPSSVISVILGYEHDRSIYNRKGKIAKKMGLDTPLESFLSEKIALSTT